A single Hippocampus zosterae strain Florida chromosome 19, ASM2543408v3, whole genome shotgun sequence DNA region contains:
- the LOC127592057 gene encoding mitochondrial basic amino acids transporter-like isoform X1, with the protein MDFVAGCIGGAAGVLVGHPFDTVKVRLQVQNASKPLYRGTFHCFQSIIRQESMFGLYKGIGSPMMGLTFINAIVFGVQGNAMRMLGRDTPTNQFLAGAAAGAIQCVICCPMELAKTRMQMQGSGEKKSSRKMYKNSADCLLRIYRREGVRGINRGMVTTFVRETPGFGIYFLAYDVLTRRLGCEPDARYLIPKLLFAGGLAGMASWLSTYPVDVIKSRLQADGVGGVNRYAGIADCVRQSVRKEGYLVFTRGLTSTLLRAFPVNAATFATVALVLMYARGPGQGAGDGEAALQHPQGQAQAQTSGL; encoded by the exons ATGGACTTTGTGGCTGGCTGCATCGGCG GTGCTGCTGGAGTTTTAGTTGGTCACCCATTTGACACAGTGAAG GTCAGATTGCAGGTCCAGAATGCTAGTAAGCCGCTGTACCGCGGCACCTTTCACTGCTTCCAATCAATCATACGCCAGGAGTCG ATGTTTGGTTTGTACAAAGGCATCGGCTCCCCCATGATGGGCCTGACCTTCATCAACGCCATCGTGTTCGGCGTGCAGGGCAACGCCATGCGCATGCTGGGCCGGGACACGCCCACCAACCAGTTCTTGGCcggggcggcggcgggcgcCATACAGTGCGTCATCTGCTGCCCGATGGAGCTGGCAAAGACGCGCATGCAGATGCAGGGCTCGGGTGAGAAAAAGTCCTCCCGGAAGATGTACAAGAACTCTGCGGACTGCCTGTTGCGCATCTATCGCCGCGAGGGCGTGCGGGGCATCAACAGGGGCATGGTGACCACCTTTGTCCGCGAGACGCCGGGTTTCGGGATCTACTTCCTGGCGTACGACGTGCTGACGAGGCGGCTGGGCTGCGAGCCCGACGCCCGCTACCTGATCCCCAAGCTGCTGTTCGCCGGCGGTTTGGCGGGCATGGCCTCGTGGCTCTCCACCTACCCGGTGGACGTGATCAAGTCGCGGCTGCAGGCGGACGGCGTGGGCGGCGTCAACCGCTACGCCGGCATCGCCGACTGCGTGCGGCAGAGCGTGCGCAAGGAGGGCTACTTGGTGTTCACGCGGGGGCTCACCTCCACGCTGCTCCGCGCTTTTCCCGTCAACGCCGCCACTTTCGCCACCGTCGCGCTGGTGCTCATGTACGCGCGGGGGCCCGGGCAGGGCGCCGGCGACGGGGAGGCGGCGCTCCAGCACCCTCAAGGTCAGGCTCAAGCCCAGACTTCCGGCCTGTGA
- the sod2 gene encoding superoxide dismutase [Mn], mitochondrial encodes MLCRVAQIRRCTASLSQAVQQAHRQKHTLPDLTYDYGALEPHINAEIMQLHHSKHHATYVNNLNVTEEKYKEALAKGDVTVQVALQPALKFNGGGHINHTIFWTNLSPNAGGEPQGELMEAIKRDFGSFQSMKERMSAAAVAVQGSGWSWLGYDKQGGRLCIAACANQDPLQGTTGLIPLLGIDVWEHAYYLQYKNVRPDYVKAIWNVINWENVSERLQTSKK; translated from the exons ATGCTCTGCAGAGTTGCTCAGATCCGCAG GTGCACTGCTAGTTTGAGTCAAGCCGTGCAGCAGGCGCACAGACAGAAGCACACGCTTCCTGACCTGACATACGACTATGGCGCCCTGGAGCCACACATCAACGCGGAGATCATGCAGCTGCACCACAGCAAGCATCACGCCACCTACGTCAACAACCTCAACGTGACAGAGGAGAAGTATAAGGAGGCGCTTGCGAAGG GAGACGTGACTGTGCAGGTCGCCCTTCAGCCTGCTCTTAAGTTCAATGGAGGAGGTCACATTAACCACACCATCTTCTGGACTAATCTCTCTCCCAATGCTGGTGGAGAGCCACAAG GGGAGCTCATGGAGGCCATCAAGCGGGACTTTGGCTCCTTCCAGAGCATGAAGGAAAGGATGTCTGCCGCCGCGGTGGCAGTACAAGGCTCGGGCTGGTCCTGGCTGGGCTACGACAAACAAGGCGGAAGACTTTGCATCGCAGCTTGCGCCAACCAGGATCCTCTGCAAGGGACCACAG GCCTCATCCCTCTCCTGGGCATCGACGTCTGGGAGCACGCCTACTACCTGCAGTACAAAAACGTCCGGCCTGACTACGTGAAGGCCATATGGAACGTCATCAACTGGGAGAATGTGAGCGAGCGTCTCCAGACTTCAAAGAAATAA
- the LOC127592057 gene encoding mitochondrial basic amino acids transporter-like isoform X3 has translation MFGLYKGIGSPMMGLTFINAIVFGVQGNAMRMLGRDTPTNQFLAGAAAGAIQCVICCPMELAKTRMQMQGSGEKKSSRKMYKNSADCLLRIYRREGVRGINRGMVTTFVRETPGFGIYFLAYDVLTRRLGCEPDARYLIPKLLFAGGLAGMASWLSTYPVDVIKSRLQADGVGGVNRYAGIADCVRQSVRKEGYLVFTRGLTSTLLRAFPVNAATFATVALVLMYARGPGQGAGDGEAALQHPQGQAQAQTSGL, from the coding sequence ATGTTTGGTTTGTACAAAGGCATCGGCTCCCCCATGATGGGCCTGACCTTCATCAACGCCATCGTGTTCGGCGTGCAGGGCAACGCCATGCGCATGCTGGGCCGGGACACGCCCACCAACCAGTTCTTGGCcggggcggcggcgggcgcCATACAGTGCGTCATCTGCTGCCCGATGGAGCTGGCAAAGACGCGCATGCAGATGCAGGGCTCGGGTGAGAAAAAGTCCTCCCGGAAGATGTACAAGAACTCTGCGGACTGCCTGTTGCGCATCTATCGCCGCGAGGGCGTGCGGGGCATCAACAGGGGCATGGTGACCACCTTTGTCCGCGAGACGCCGGGTTTCGGGATCTACTTCCTGGCGTACGACGTGCTGACGAGGCGGCTGGGCTGCGAGCCCGACGCCCGCTACCTGATCCCCAAGCTGCTGTTCGCCGGCGGTTTGGCGGGCATGGCCTCGTGGCTCTCCACCTACCCGGTGGACGTGATCAAGTCGCGGCTGCAGGCGGACGGCGTGGGCGGCGTCAACCGCTACGCCGGCATCGCCGACTGCGTGCGGCAGAGCGTGCGCAAGGAGGGCTACTTGGTGTTCACGCGGGGGCTCACCTCCACGCTGCTCCGCGCTTTTCCCGTCAACGCCGCCACTTTCGCCACCGTCGCGCTGGTGCTCATGTACGCGCGGGGGCCCGGGCAGGGCGCCGGCGACGGGGAGGCGGCGCTCCAGCACCCTCAAGGTCAGGCTCAAGCCCAGACTTCCGGCCTGTGA
- the slc25a47a gene encoding solute carrier family 25 member 47-A isoform X1 → MLRHNFTRASIYMLLGCTSPISSPARWQVRIQTQRQFTGIWQCIATTFSREGVHGFFKGMALPMTTISITSSVAFGIYRNCLQCLKQARGTVHVPSTKPEIFLSGLVGGMTQVLFVAPGDMVKVRLQCQTESMRQGSKPKYRGPVHCLLSILKAEGPRGLYRGALPLALRDGPGFGMYFLTYNTVCELLSGSRTEKPAWGAVMLAGGFAGTVAWSMSTPMDVIKARLQVDGSRETRRYRGLIHCIAETARTEGAGVFFRSLGINCLRAFPVNLVVFVTYELLTGLLQAKPDSADTPRVGLE, encoded by the exons ATGCTCCGACATAATTTCACGCGGGCTTCTATTTACATGCTTTTAGGATGCACGTCGCCGATTTCGTCTCCGGCTCGTTGGCAG GTCCGGATCCAAACCCAAAGACAGTTTACGGGAATATGGCAATGTATCGCCACCACGTTTTCAAGAGAAGGG GTGCACGGCTTCTTCAAAGGCATGGCGCTGCCGATGACAACCATCTCCATCACCTCGTCGGTGGCGTTCGGGATCTACCGAAACTGTCTGCAGTGTCTGAAGCAGGCGCGAGGGACCGTCCACGTCCCCAGTACCAAGCCGGAGATCTTCCTTTCAGGACTGGTTGGCGGAATGACGCAg GTGTTGTTTGTAGCACCCGGTGACATGGTCAAAGTGCGCCTCCAGTGTCAGACAGAGTCGATGCGGCAAGGGAGCAAACCCAAGTACCGCGGACCGGTCCATTGTCTGCTGAGCATCCTCAAGGCGGAAGGCCCGCGGGGGCTGTACCGGGGAGCCCTGCCACTGGCGCTGAGGGACGGCCCTGGGTTCGGCATGTACTTTCTGACCTACAACACCGTTTGCGAATTGCTGAGCGGGAGCAGAACGGAGAAGCCAG CCTGGGGCGCAGTGATGTTGGCCGGGGGCTTTGCGGGAACGGTGGCGTGGTCCATGAGCACGCCGATGGACGTGATTAAGGCCCGCCTGCAGGTGGACGGCTCACGGGAGACGCGGCGATACAGGGGGTTGATCCACTGCATCGCGGAGACCGCGCGCACAGAGGGAGCGGGCGTCTTTTTCCGGAGTCTGGGCATCAACTGCCTACGCGCTTTCCCCGTCAACCTGGTGGTGTTTGTCACCTACGAGCTCTTAACTGGACTTCTGCAGGCTAAACCGGACAGCGCCGACACCCCTCGGGTGGGCTTGGAATGA
- the LOC127592057 gene encoding mitochondrial basic amino acids transporter-like isoform X2 — translation MSSWKILYIGAAGVLVGHPFDTVKVRLQVQNASKPLYRGTFHCFQSIIRQESMFGLYKGIGSPMMGLTFINAIVFGVQGNAMRMLGRDTPTNQFLAGAAAGAIQCVICCPMELAKTRMQMQGSGEKKSSRKMYKNSADCLLRIYRREGVRGINRGMVTTFVRETPGFGIYFLAYDVLTRRLGCEPDARYLIPKLLFAGGLAGMASWLSTYPVDVIKSRLQADGVGGVNRYAGIADCVRQSVRKEGYLVFTRGLTSTLLRAFPVNAATFATVALVLMYARGPGQGAGDGEAALQHPQGQAQAQTSGL, via the exons ATGTCGTCATGGAAAATATTGTACATcg GTGCTGCTGGAGTTTTAGTTGGTCACCCATTTGACACAGTGAAG GTCAGATTGCAGGTCCAGAATGCTAGTAAGCCGCTGTACCGCGGCACCTTTCACTGCTTCCAATCAATCATACGCCAGGAGTCG ATGTTTGGTTTGTACAAAGGCATCGGCTCCCCCATGATGGGCCTGACCTTCATCAACGCCATCGTGTTCGGCGTGCAGGGCAACGCCATGCGCATGCTGGGCCGGGACACGCCCACCAACCAGTTCTTGGCcggggcggcggcgggcgcCATACAGTGCGTCATCTGCTGCCCGATGGAGCTGGCAAAGACGCGCATGCAGATGCAGGGCTCGGGTGAGAAAAAGTCCTCCCGGAAGATGTACAAGAACTCTGCGGACTGCCTGTTGCGCATCTATCGCCGCGAGGGCGTGCGGGGCATCAACAGGGGCATGGTGACCACCTTTGTCCGCGAGACGCCGGGTTTCGGGATCTACTTCCTGGCGTACGACGTGCTGACGAGGCGGCTGGGCTGCGAGCCCGACGCCCGCTACCTGATCCCCAAGCTGCTGTTCGCCGGCGGTTTGGCGGGCATGGCCTCGTGGCTCTCCACCTACCCGGTGGACGTGATCAAGTCGCGGCTGCAGGCGGACGGCGTGGGCGGCGTCAACCGCTACGCCGGCATCGCCGACTGCGTGCGGCAGAGCGTGCGCAAGGAGGGCTACTTGGTGTTCACGCGGGGGCTCACCTCCACGCTGCTCCGCGCTTTTCCCGTCAACGCCGCCACTTTCGCCACCGTCGCGCTGGTGCTCATGTACGCGCGGGGGCCCGGGCAGGGCGCCGGCGACGGGGAGGCGGCGCTCCAGCACCCTCAAGGTCAGGCTCAAGCCCAGACTTCCGGCCTGTGA
- the slc25a47a gene encoding solute carrier family 25 member 47-A isoform X2 encodes MHVADFVSGSLAGACGLAVGYPLDTVKVRIQTQRQFTGIWQCIATTFSREGVHGFFKGMALPMTTISITSSVAFGIYRNCLQCLKQARGTVHVPSTKPEIFLSGLVGGMTQVLFVAPGDMVKVRLQCQTESMRQGSKPKYRGPVHCLLSILKAEGPRGLYRGALPLALRDGPGFGMYFLTYNTVCELLSGSRTEKPAWGAVMLAGGFAGTVAWSMSTPMDVIKARLQVDGSRETRRYRGLIHCIAETARTEGAGVFFRSLGINCLRAFPVNLVVFVTYELLTGLLQAKPDSADTPRVGLE; translated from the exons ATGCACGTCGCCGATTTCGTCTCCGGCTCGTTGGCAG GGGCCTGTGGCCTGGCTGTGGGATACCCTCTGGACACCGTGAAG GTCCGGATCCAAACCCAAAGACAGTTTACGGGAATATGGCAATGTATCGCCACCACGTTTTCAAGAGAAGGG GTGCACGGCTTCTTCAAAGGCATGGCGCTGCCGATGACAACCATCTCCATCACCTCGTCGGTGGCGTTCGGGATCTACCGAAACTGTCTGCAGTGTCTGAAGCAGGCGCGAGGGACCGTCCACGTCCCCAGTACCAAGCCGGAGATCTTCCTTTCAGGACTGGTTGGCGGAATGACGCAg GTGTTGTTTGTAGCACCCGGTGACATGGTCAAAGTGCGCCTCCAGTGTCAGACAGAGTCGATGCGGCAAGGGAGCAAACCCAAGTACCGCGGACCGGTCCATTGTCTGCTGAGCATCCTCAAGGCGGAAGGCCCGCGGGGGCTGTACCGGGGAGCCCTGCCACTGGCGCTGAGGGACGGCCCTGGGTTCGGCATGTACTTTCTGACCTACAACACCGTTTGCGAATTGCTGAGCGGGAGCAGAACGGAGAAGCCAG CCTGGGGCGCAGTGATGTTGGCCGGGGGCTTTGCGGGAACGGTGGCGTGGTCCATGAGCACGCCGATGGACGTGATTAAGGCCCGCCTGCAGGTGGACGGCTCACGGGAGACGCGGCGATACAGGGGGTTGATCCACTGCATCGCGGAGACCGCGCGCACAGAGGGAGCGGGCGTCTTTTTCCGGAGTCTGGGCATCAACTGCCTACGCGCTTTCCCCGTCAACCTGGTGGTGTTTGTCACCTACGAGCTCTTAACTGGACTTCTGCAGGCTAAACCGGACAGCGCCGACACCCCTCGGGTGGGCTTGGAATGA